The sequence CGTCGTCCTTGTCGTAGACGAGCTCGGCACCCAGCGTCAGGCGCGAGCCGGAAATGCCGAGGGCATCGTTGACCTGATATTCGAGGCCGACGCGCGCGCCGGTCTCCATCTTGAAGCCGCTGCGGTCGTAGACATAGCCGCCGACATAGGTGCGCAGCTTCTGGTTCTCGGAAAACGGAGAATCGAAGAGGGCACCGAGCTCGCCGGTCAGGCCGTACAGCAGGCCTTCGGTGCGCTCGATCTGGGCACGCTGCTCGACCAGCTGGTTGCCGACAACGTTGACGCCGGTGGTCACGGTCCGGCTGCCCAGCACCTTCTTGGCGCCCAGCGGGACATGGGCGTTCAGGCGCAGGTCGAAGATGGACGTGAAGGCCTCGAGGCCGAAGGTGGCGCCGAGGTGGTATTCGCTGTTTTCCGTGCGGACGACGTCGACGAAGGCATTGGCGCCGATCACCAGGTCGTCGGCGACCAGCTCGCGCGCGCCGAAGCCGACCGACATGGAGCCGCGCGCGTTCTCGCCGTAGTCGAGACGCAGGTCGAGGAAGACGACGCTGTCCCCGTCCTGGCCGATGGGCATGAACCCTTCGAGGAAGGAGGCGGCTTCCGTTCCGGCCTGGGCGCCGATTTCGCCCCATGCGCCCCAGTAGCGTTCGACCTGGGAGGTTGCATCCTGTGCAGCGGCGGAGCCGGTACCTGCAATGAGCGCTGCCACGCAAGAGGTGGACAGCAACTCGCGACCGGAGACCGCGCGAAAGCGGCTATGGGGGAAACGATAAGAAATGACACCCTCCCAAGGTGTGCATGAACGCTTTCAAAAAAAATCGCACGCGCAAAAGTGGTATCGTGCTGGCAAGTACTTTCCCCAAGATGGCGCCACTTGCAATCGCTGCGCGCGCGAAACAGCCCTTCCCGTAAGGAATCATTAAGGCCTGTTGCCCCGATGTGACACTCGCAACGACTGCCGCCTCGGGCGCGCTATGACCCTGTGTTTCTTGGCAATTATTGAATATTAGAAGGTTGTCCCAGGTCACCTGTCTGCCAGGAGGAAAGCATGACCCACGTGCTGACGCCCGAACCCTTGACCCGCGAGGCCTTTTCCTCGTTCGGAGATGTCATCGAAGCCCGCCACGAGGCGAGCCACCTCATCAACGAGGGGCGCACCCGTAGGTTTCATGCTCTCGCCGAGGCCGAACCCGGCCCGGACGGCAAGCCGATACTCTCGATTTTCCGGGGAACTCCCTGGCCGAGCCCGCTGACCGTGCGGATGCTCGAGCGTCATCCGCTCGGCAGTCAGGCTTTCGTGCCGATGCAGGATCATGCATGGCTGGTGGTCGTCGCCAGCGACGCGCGCCCGGCCGATTGCCGCTGCTTCCTTGCGCGCGGGGACCAGGGCGTCCAGATCGCCCGCGGCGTCTGGCATCACCCGCTGCTGGTGCTCCAGCCCCTGCAGGATTTCCTGGTCGTCGACAGGAGCGGCC comes from Stappia sp. 28M-7 and encodes:
- a CDS encoding ureidoglycolate lyase; translated protein: MTHVLTPEPLTREAFSSFGDVIEARHEASHLINEGRTRRFHALAEAEPGPDGKPILSIFRGTPWPSPLTVRMLERHPLGSQAFVPMQDHAWLVVVASDARPADCRCFLARGDQGVQIARGVWHHPLLVLQPLQDFLVVDRSGPGVNLEEVFFPEGESVVIAPI